A window of the Nitrosopumilus ureiphilus genome harbors these coding sequences:
- a CDS encoding nitrite/sulfite reductase produces the protein MTISNFKQSFPDSIKPKINWARTEEADNFAKTVKLFRQGKYDADSFRRFRLQHGAYGTRMTGDYAMVRIKLPAGEIYPHQFEKISQLSEQYSIGSAHFSTRENIQLHWVILEDVSEIFRGLAEVGLTSREACGNSIRNVMCSPLSGVCPDEEFDSTPYALATARFFLRNPMAQNLPRKFKFNFTCCEKHGMVRMVDVGLIPQIREIDGSSQRGFKIFLGGGLGNKSYVGHQLEEFTPEEDLLYTSIAVIRIFDRLGDRKNLARNRMRYLVNDMGWEKFQNLVFKERAIVRATQSIVTQLDVDTTPNEIKRPIRITDESGSSIPDGYARWLKNNTVKQKQSDYRSAFITLEAGDITANQLNALGDLIRYFSSEGKARCGFVQNVALRYVLEDDLPRLYSKLLEVGLAKSGALTMTAPIGCSGTTSCNLALTNSHRLAKEIQRKFLELKLDEDDDLSDSSIKISGCPNSCGQHGIATIGFFGGGARVGKDMYPNYQMSLGGRSDGDTMLGEICLRVPAKRVIPVILKIIDLFKEKKKPGDTLKSWIHRVVNGNEDYDIKSINDIKKILEPLIIPPTKEEDPDFYLDYGSDTSYHTKTGKGECAA, from the coding sequence TTGACAATATCCAATTTTAAACAATCATTTCCTGATTCTATCAAACCTAAAATTAATTGGGCTAGAACTGAAGAGGCTGATAATTTTGCTAAAACAGTAAAGCTGTTCCGCCAAGGCAAGTATGATGCTGATAGCTTTAGGCGATTTAGACTCCAACATGGTGCATATGGTACCCGAATGACTGGTGATTACGCAATGGTTAGAATCAAACTACCTGCAGGAGAAATTTATCCACATCAATTTGAAAAAATATCTCAATTAAGTGAACAGTATTCTATTGGCAGTGCACATTTTTCAACTAGAGAAAATATTCAATTGCATTGGGTTATTCTTGAAGATGTATCTGAGATTTTTAGAGGTCTTGCTGAAGTTGGCCTAACATCCAGAGAAGCATGTGGTAATTCTATACGTAATGTTATGTGTAGTCCATTATCTGGTGTTTGTCCTGATGAAGAATTTGATTCCACTCCGTATGCACTTGCAACTGCACGATTCTTTTTAAGAAATCCAATGGCTCAAAACCTTCCACGCAAATTTAAATTCAATTTCACTTGTTGTGAGAAACATGGAATGGTAAGAATGGTTGATGTTGGACTAATCCCACAAATTAGAGAAATTGATGGCTCTTCTCAAAGGGGTTTCAAAATATTCCTTGGTGGTGGATTGGGTAACAAATCATATGTTGGACATCAATTAGAAGAATTTACTCCTGAAGAAGATTTACTCTACACTTCGATTGCTGTAATTAGAATATTTGATAGACTTGGCGATAGAAAAAATCTTGCAAGAAATAGAATGCGTTATCTAGTAAACGATATGGGCTGGGAGAAATTCCAAAATCTTGTATTCAAAGAAAGAGCAATTGTTAGGGCCACTCAATCTATTGTAACACAACTTGATGTTGACACAACACCTAATGAAATAAAACGACCAATTAGAATTACAGATGAAAGTGGCAGTTCAATTCCTGATGGCTATGCAAGATGGCTAAAAAACAACACTGTAAAGCAAAAACAATCTGATTACCGTTCTGCATTTATCACTCTTGAAGCGGGTGATATTACTGCAAATCAACTAAATGCATTAGGTGATCTTATTCGTTACTTTTCTTCAGAAGGCAAGGCTCGTTGTGGATTTGTGCAAAATGTTGCATTGCGTTATGTGTTAGAAGATGATTTGCCGCGATTATATTCCAAATTGCTTGAGGTAGGACTGGCAAAATCTGGTGCATTGACTATGACTGCTCCTATTGGATGTTCTGGAACTACCTCGTGCAATCTTGCCTTGACAAACTCTCATAGATTAGCAAAAGAAATACAGAGAAAATTCCTAGAATTAAAACTCGATGAAGATGATGATCTTAGTGATTCCTCAATTAAAATAAGTGGTTGTCCGAATTCGTGTGGGCAACATGGTATTGCAACAATTGGTTTCTTTGGAGGGGGTGCACGTGTTGGAAAAGACATGTATCCAAATTATCAGATGTCCTTAGGAGGTCGTTCTGATGGTGATACGATGCTTGGAGAAATATGCCTTAGAGTTCCAGCAAAACGAGTTATCCCTGTTATTTTGAAAATCATTGACCTGTTTAAAGAAAAAAAGAAACCTGGTGACACTCTCAAATCATGGATTCATAGAGTTGTAAATGGTAATGAGGATTATGATATAAAATCAATCAACGATATCAAAAAAATCTTAGAACCACTAATTATTCCTCCAACAAAAGAAGAAGATCCTGATTTCTATCTTGATTATGGTAGTGATACGAGTTATCACACAAAAACTGGAAAGGGTGAATGTGCTGCTTGA
- a CDS encoding sulfurtransferase: MTESGKITTDVDSLRSEIRDKSVRVIDVRRENDYKQDHIPSAVNLPLANLLSDDSPERVLKLVNSMGIDDETPVVVYDDTFGALASRVAWTLEYLGHSNVTLLETTYSHWKSLGLENDSQTPEIQSKVHSMHLRPEILATSDYLENAKTRDDVILIDNRERLNFLEQHIPGAISLPYRTLASNDNILRSKEDMKRLLDNRGITGDSEIITYCGSVGTLSGLAYYALKSVGLPNAKLYVRSFKEWKSLQKPTEKQEDASYWDLSAE; encoded by the coding sequence TTGACAGAATCTGGTAAAATCACGACTGATGTTGATTCACTACGTTCAGAAATACGTGACAAAAGCGTTCGAGTTATTGATGTTAGACGTGAGAATGATTACAAACAAGATCACATCCCCTCTGCAGTTAATTTGCCCCTAGCAAATCTTTTGTCTGACGATAGTCCTGAACGTGTTTTAAAACTCGTAAACTCTATGGGAATTGATGATGAGACCCCTGTTGTAGTCTATGATGATACATTTGGTGCATTAGCATCAAGAGTTGCCTGGACCTTGGAATATCTTGGACATTCAAATGTAACATTACTTGAAACCACTTATAGTCATTGGAAATCCCTTGGTTTGGAAAATGATTCACAAACTCCTGAAATACAAAGCAAAGTGCACTCTATGCACTTGCGACCTGAGATTTTAGCAACATCTGATTATCTGGAAAATGCAAAAACCAGAGATGATGTCATACTAATTGATAATCGCGAACGACTAAATTTTCTTGAACAACATATTCCTGGAGCGATTAGTCTTCCTTATAGGACTCTTGCTAGCAATGACAATATTTTACGCTCAAAAGAGGATATGAAACGACTACTTGATAATCGAGGAATTACTGGGGATTCAGAAATCATTACTTATTGTGGAAGTGTAGGTACTCTTTCTGGGTTGGCATATTATGCACTAAAATCAGTGGGTCTACCTAATGCAAAATTATATGTTCGCTCATTTAAGGAATGGAAAAGTCTTCAAAAACCTACAGAAAAACAAGAAGATGCAAGTTACTGGGATTTATCTGCAGAATAA